The Couchioplanes caeruleus nucleotide sequence CGCCCGGAGCCGGTCGCGGACCGCTGCCGACGGTACGCCGCCGTCCGGATGCCGCGGCAGTTTCCCGCGGCGTACCAGGTCGTGCACGCCCTGCCTGCTGATGCCCAGCATCGCCCCGGCCGTCGCCAGCGACACCGACTCGGCCGCCGGATGCCCGGCCCGCAACGCCACGACCTGCCCCAGCGGCGTACGCCACCACTCCAGCGGCGGGTCGAACGCCCGGTCGCCCGGGTACAGCGTGGCTATGAGCCGGACCGCGGTGTGCGTGGCGGCCCGGTCGTCGCCGTCGCGCAGAACCCCGGCCCACCGGCGCGCCCGGGAGCGGACGACCTCACGCATGGCGGCCACCGAGTCGTCGCCGTCGAGCAGGATCTCCAGCGGATCCAGCAGCCGTACGTCGAGCAGCCGCACGATCTGCTCGACGAGCTCCGGTTCGCTGGGCACCCGGCCATCCTCAGCTACTTGACATCAGGTGTCAAGCACTGCGCCCGTACGCTCGTACCCGTGAAGCGGCGACCCGGCAGTGAGCCCTTGGCGCCGCGCCCGCTCACGCAACCGCACCCGTCCCGGCTGGCCCCCGACCACCCTCGGCGAGCCGAGATCCTGGCCGCGCACGCCACGGCGCTCGACGCGGGGCAGGCCGGTTACCCCGACCCGGGCACCGGCCTGTTCGTGCTCACCGCCGCGTTCCTCGCCGACTGGGGGACCTGCTGCGGGCGCGGGTGCCGGCACTGTCCGTACGTGAACGAGCCCTGATCCCGGCGGAAAGGCGCGGGGCCCGGCCTCCCGGCCGGGCCCCGCACAGTCCTCGAGCCCCGTGGTCGTCTCGCCGGGTGGGCGTCTCGCCCGGTCGGTGCCGAGCTCAGTGGGCGTCGACGAACACCCGCGACGCCACCTCGCGCGGCAGGCGGATCTTGTCGCCCGACCGGTCGATCGTGACGCCGTCCCGCTCCTGCGCCACCGTCACCGTCGCGCCCGGGTCGATGCCGGCCGCGTGCAACTGCCGCAGCACCCCGGCGTTGGTCTGGACGCTCTCGCAGATCCTGCGCACCACGACGCTGCCGCTCAGCCCGGGAAACGCCAGGTTGCGCTCACCCGAGTTGACCACCGTGGCGCTGCTGTCCAGCGGCTCCTCCGGCGGGATGCCGAGCACCTCGAGGCCCGGGATCGGGTTGCCGTACGGCGAGCGGGTCGGGCGGTTGAGCAGCTCGTACACCTTCTTCTCGACCGAGTCGCTCATCACGTGCTCCCAGCGGCAGGCCTCCTCATGGGCCTCCTCGTAGGGCATGCCGATGACGTTGACGAGCAGCAGCTCGGCGAGGCGGTGCTTGCGCATGACCGCGACCGCCGCGACCCGGCCCTGCTCGGTGAGCAGCAGGTGCCGGTCGTTCTCCACGGTCAGCAGCCCGTCGCGCTCCATCCGCGCGACCGTCTGGCTGACCGTCGGACCGCTCTGGTGCAGGCGCTCGGCGATGCGGGCCCGCAGCGGCGGGACGCCTTCTTCCTCGAGCTCGAGGATCGTGCGCAGGTACATCTCGGTGGTGTCGACGAGATCATTCACAGTGCGGCCCTCCCAGCAGCGATGTTACCTCGTAGCCGGGGGTTGACTTCGTGCCGACGAGGTGGTGTGGAGACCTTACCCAACCGCGCCGGGCGCCGTCCGTACGGGACAAATCCCCCGGCCGCCGACCGGGAATCTGTCGGACCCGCGTGGCAGAGTGACTGCCATGGCGGACGGCACGACGGCGGTGGTGTGGGACGAGGCGCTGCTCGCGTATGACATGGGTGAGCATCCGCTCAATCCCGTGCGCGTCGAGCTGACCATGGCGCTCGCCCGGGAGCTCGGCGTTCTCGGCCGTCCCGGGGTGCGGATGGTGACGCCCACGCCCGCCGACGACGCGGCGCTGACCCGTATCCACCGGGCCGACTACCTGGAGGCGGTCCGGTTCGCGCCGCATGACCCGTTCTTCCGCGGATGGGGCCTCAACACCCCGGACAATCCCGTGTTCGAGGGCATGCACGAGGCCTCCGCGCGCATCTGCGGCGCCACCATCGCGGCGGTCGAGGCGGTCTGGTCGGGCGCCGCGACGCGGGCCGTCAACGTCTCCGGTGGCCTGCATCACGCGATGGCCGCCCGGGCGTCCGGCTTCTGCGTCTACAACGACCCGGCCGTGGCCATCGCCCGGCTGCTCGACCTCGGCGCGGAGCGGGTGGCCTACGTCGACATCGACGTGCACCACGGCGACGGCGTGCAGGCCGCCTTCTACGACGACCCCCGCGTGCTCACCGTGAGCCTGCACGAGTCGCCCCTGGCGCTCTTCCCCGGCACGGGCTTCCCCTCGGAGACCGGAGGACCGTCGGCCGACGGTATGGCGGTGAACATCGCCCTGCCGCCCGGCACCTCCGACGGCGGCTGGCTGCGGGCGTTCCACGCGGTGGTGCCATCGGTGGTGCGCGCGTTCCAGCCGCAACTCCTGTTCACCCAGTGCGGGGCTGACGCGCACCGCCTCGACCCGCTCGCCGACCTGCGCCTGTCGGTGGACGGCCAGCGCGCCGCCTACATCGCGTTGCGCGCGCTGGCCGAGGAGGTGTGCGAGGGCCGCTGGGTCGCCACGGGCGGCGGCGGATACGCGCTCGTCGAGGTGGTGCCACGGGCCTGGACGCACCTGCTCGCGGTGGCGACCGGCGAGCCGCTCGACCCGGCGACCCGGACCCCGCCGGCCTGGCGCAGCCTCGCCGCCGAGCGCTGCCCCCGGCACATCGTCCCGGAAACCCTCACGGACGGCGTCCCGCCGCCGGTCGAGAAGTGGGAGCCGGGCACGGCCCACGACCCGGTCGACAAGGCCATCATGGCGACCCGCATGGCGGTGTTCCCGCAGCACGGCCTCGACCCGCACGACCCCCGCGACTGACCGGCCGGGACCCGCCCGGCATGCACAGCACCAGATCACCCGGCCGGGACCGGCCGGGACCGAAGACCCGCGACAGCCCTGCCGCGAGCGCCCAGACTGGGGAGGTGACAGCGGTGACCAGAGATGCCGATGTGCTGCTCTCCGACGGCAGCGCCGTGCACCTGCGGCCGATCCGGCCCGAGGACGCACCGGCCATCGTGGAATTCCACTCGCGGATGAGCGACCGCACCCGCTATCTGCGCTACTTCTCGCCGTATCCGCGGATTCCCGAGCGCGACCTCGAGCGGTTCGTCAACGTCGACCACCGGGAACGCGAGGCGTTCGTCATCGTCTCGGGCAGCCGGATCATGGCCGTCGGCCGGTACGAGCGGCTCGGGCCCGACTCGCCCGAGGCCGAGGTGGCGTTCGTGGTCGAGGACGCGTACCAGGGGCGGGGGATCGGGTCGGTGCTGCTGGAGCATCTCGCCGACGCCGCGCGCGAGAACGGCATCCTGCGGTTCGTCGCCGAGGTGCTCCCGCAGAACGCCGGGATGCTGCGCGTCTTCAGCGACTTCGGCTACCAGATCCAGCGCAAGTACGCCGACGGTGTCGTGCACCTGAGCTTCCCGATCGCCCCGACCGAGAAGTCGCGTGAGGTGCAGGAGAGCCGCGAGCAGCGCACGGAGGCCAGGTCCATCGCACGGCTCCTGCACCCCCGCGCCGTCGCCGTGTACGGCGCGAGCCGCAGCGGGCAGGGCATCGGCGCCGCGATCCTCGGGCACCTCCGCGACGGCGGTTACACCGGCACGATCGTGCCCGTGCATCCCCGGGCGGATCGGGTGGCGGGGCTCCCGGCCCACCGGTCGGCGGCCCGGCCCGGTGTCGCGGTCGATCTGGCGCTGATCGCCGTACCCCCCGACGGGGTGTCCTCGGCCGTGGCGGACGCGGCCGCCGCCGGCGCGGGTGGCCTGGTCGTGGTCTCGGCCGGCTTCGCCGAGGCCGGCGCCGACGGCGCGGTCGCCCAGCGGGCGCTGGTCGACGCGGCCTTCGCGGCGGGCATGCGCGTCGTGGGCCCCAACTGCCTGGGGATCGCCAACACCGACCCTTCCGTACGCCTCAACGCGACGCTCGCGCCCGCCCTGCCGGCGGCGGGGCGGGTGGGCTTCTTCAGCCAGTCCGGCGCGCTCGGGGTGGCGCTGCTGGCGGAGGCGGACCGCCGCGGGCTCGGCCTGTCCAGCTTCGTCTCGGCCGGCAACCGCGCCGACGTCTCCGGCAACGACCTGCTGCAGTACTGGCAGGACGACCCCGGCACCGACGTCGTCATGCTGTACCTGGAGACGTTCGGCAACCCACGCAAATTCGCCCGGCTCGCCCGGCGGATGAGCCGGGTGAAGCCGGTCGTCGCGGTGGCCTCGGCGACGCGCCCGCCGGGGCTCGCCGGCGACCTGCCCGGCCCCGACACGAGGGCGGTCACCGCGCTGTTCGCCCGCTCCGGCGTCATCCGCGTCGACACCGTGGCCGAGCTGTTCGACGTGGGCGTGCTGCTGGCCAACCAGCCGCTCCCGGCGGGCCGCCGCGTCGCCGTGGTCGGCAACTCGTCGGCGCTGTCCGGCCTGGCCGTGGCGGCCTGCCGCGCCAACGGACTCACCGTGGCGCAGGGCTATCCGCGCGACATCAGCCCGCAGGCCGGCGCCCACGACTTCGCCGACGCCCTCGCCGACGCGGCCGTCGACGAGCGGGTGGACGCGCTCGTCGTGGTGTTCGCGCCGCCGCTGCCCGGCCAGCTCCCCGACGAGGACGCCGACTTCGCCGCCGCGCTCGGCAGCGTGGCGCTCGCGGGGGAGAAGCCGACCGTGGCGACGTTCCTGCTCGGGCAGCTGCCGGCGAAGGTGCCGTCGTACCCGTCGGTCGAGGAGGCGGTGCGCGCGCTGGGCCGCGTGGCCACGTACGCCGACTGGCTCCGCCGCCCGCCCGGGGTGCTGCCCGTGCTGTCCGGTGTGGACCCCGACGCGGCCGAGGTCGACGGGCCACCGTCCGCCCTGCTCGCCGCGTACGGCATCAGGGTCGAACCCTCCTCCTCGGCGTCCTCGGTCGACGAGGCCGTCGCGGCGGCCGGCGCCCTCGGCTACCCGGTGGCGTTGAAGGCAGCGCGCGGATCGTTGCGCCACCGCATCGACCTGGGCGCCGTACGCCTCGGCCTAGCCGACGAGGACGACGTCCGAGCCGCGTACCGGGAGCTGTCCACGGCGTTCGGCCCGGACGTGCTGGTCCAGTCGATGGTGCCGCCGGGCGTCGCCTGCACCATCGACGTGGTGGAGGACCCGGCGTTCGGCCCGGTCGTGGGCTTCGGCCTCGGCGGCGTGGCCAGCGAACTCCTCGGCGACCTCGCCTGGCGCGCGGCCCCGCTCACCGACCGCTCGGCGGCCGCCCTGGTCGACGAGCCCCGCGCGGCCCCGCTGCTGCACGGCTACCGCGGCTCGGAACCGGTCGACCGCGACGCCCTGATCGACCTCCTGCTGCGGGTGGGCCGCCTCGCCGACGAGCACCCCCGCGTCCGCGCCCTGTCCCTCAACCCTGTCCTGGCCCGCCCGGACGGG carries:
- a CDS encoding DUF5522 domain-containing protein — encoded protein: MKRRPGSEPLAPRPLTQPHPSRLAPDHPRRAEILAAHATALDAGQAGYPDPGTGLFVLTAAFLADWGTCCGRGCRHCPYVNEP
- a CDS encoding metal-dependent transcriptional regulator, whose amino-acid sequence is MNDLVDTTEMYLRTILELEEEGVPPLRARIAERLHQSGPTVSQTVARMERDGLLTVENDRHLLLTEQGRVAAVAVMRKHRLAELLLVNVIGMPYEEAHEEACRWEHVMSDSVEKKVYELLNRPTRSPYGNPIPGLEVLGIPPEEPLDSSATVVNSGERNLAFPGLSGSVVVRRICESVQTNAGVLRQLHAAGIDPGATVTVAQERDGVTIDRSGDKIRLPREVASRVFVDAH
- a CDS encoding acetoin utilization protein AcuC; protein product: MADGTTAVVWDEALLAYDMGEHPLNPVRVELTMALARELGVLGRPGVRMVTPTPADDAALTRIHRADYLEAVRFAPHDPFFRGWGLNTPDNPVFEGMHEASARICGATIAAVEAVWSGAATRAVNVSGGLHHAMAARASGFCVYNDPAVAIARLLDLGAERVAYVDIDVHHGDGVQAAFYDDPRVLTVSLHESPLALFPGTGFPSETGGPSADGMAVNIALPPGTSDGGWLRAFHAVVPSVVRAFQPQLLFTQCGADAHRLDPLADLRLSVDGQRAAYIALRALAEEVCEGRWVATGGGGYALVEVVPRAWTHLLAVATGEPLDPATRTPPAWRSLAAERCPRHIVPETLTDGVPPPVEKWEPGTAHDPVDKAIMATRMAVFPQHGLDPHDPRD
- a CDS encoding GNAT family N-acetyltransferase, producing the protein MHSTRSPGRDRPGPKTRDSPAASAQTGEVTAVTRDADVLLSDGSAVHLRPIRPEDAPAIVEFHSRMSDRTRYLRYFSPYPRIPERDLERFVNVDHREREAFVIVSGSRIMAVGRYERLGPDSPEAEVAFVVEDAYQGRGIGSVLLEHLADAARENGILRFVAEVLPQNAGMLRVFSDFGYQIQRKYADGVVHLSFPIAPTEKSREVQESREQRTEARSIARLLHPRAVAVYGASRSGQGIGAAILGHLRDGGYTGTIVPVHPRADRVAGLPAHRSAARPGVAVDLALIAVPPDGVSSAVADAAAAGAGGLVVVSAGFAEAGADGAVAQRALVDAAFAAGMRVVGPNCLGIANTDPSVRLNATLAPALPAAGRVGFFSQSGALGVALLAEADRRGLGLSSFVSAGNRADVSGNDLLQYWQDDPGTDVVMLYLETFGNPRKFARLARRMSRVKPVVAVASATRPPGLAGDLPGPDTRAVTALFARSGVIRVDTVAELFDVGVLLANQPLPAGRRVAVVGNSSALSGLAVAACRANGLTVAQGYPRDISPQAGAHDFADALADAAVDERVDALVVVFAPPLPGQLPDEDADFAAALGSVALAGEKPTVATFLLGQLPAKVPSYPSVEEAVRALGRVATYADWLRRPPGVLPVLSGVDPDAAEVDGPPSALLAAYGIRVEPSSSASSVDEAVAAAGALGYPVALKAARGSLRHRIDLGAVRLGLADEDDVRAAYRELSTAFGPDVLVQSMVPPGVACTIDVVEDPAFGPVVGFGLGGVASELLGDLAWRAAPLTDRSAAALVDEPRAAPLLHGYRGSEPVDRDALIDLLLRVGRLADEHPRVRALSLNPVLARPDGYAVLHASVEYGDPGIRPDTGPRRLDTV